Genomic segment of Anguilla rostrata isolate EN2019 unplaced genomic scaffold, ASM1855537v3 scaf0377, whole genome shotgun sequence:
CCCTCCAGGAGGGGGATTCCCCACGAAGACTGCAGGAATTACGGAGTTGGCCAATATAAAGGAGTCATGTCTTTATCCAGGATAATTTACGGATGCATGTGTAACCTTGCATGTAGCATcgtaaaaattaaatgttatggTTCATGAATTATggcccattttatttgttgtgttaatttattattgtgatacagcacacctcttcatgtatttatttcacactgatacagcacacctcttcctgtgttgatttcacactgatacagcacacctctatgtgtgtatttcacactgatactgcacctcttcctgtgtttatttcagtctctcctgctcactctgatgaagctgaagaaggatgtgaagttgaaactgtttcagagccatctgagtcaggattGCCCGGAATGCTGTCTTGACGATCAGTTTATGAAGTTTATTAATGAATTGTTCGACATTTGTGAAGTTGAAGATTACCCTGAATGCATTGAGAGAGCGCAGGAGGATCCTGAGGCTGTGTGCGTAGTTGAGAAgttgctggagacctgtggcagtgagggGTCTCTGCagatcacactccacatcctgaggaagatgaagcagaaggatctcCCTGAGCACAGTAAGAGCTTTCTCTCATTGCTACTGTGTGTCAATTAGAATTTTGATATGAGTTTAGATAGCAAATCTAACAGTGATCAATGTTCTGATTTACAGCATCTACACTTTCATAATACTGTTTTACATTGACaatatttcatactgtaaataaaaggccaaaataacatttattcattttacatttaaatgtattaacatATTGCCTCAAGCAGTTATTACAGGGACAAGGAAATGAACAAGATTAAATGTCCCTGAGGGGGGTTTAAAGGCAGAATCTTGTGCTCAAAAACCAGTAACTAGaccactgtcccatcagacaTACTGCCCTGAGTTTGTATCCCGGAATCAAACTCAGCAATCAGTATAAAAGTATTACATTATAAGGGCCTCTTGGTGTCTCATGCTGTAAAGAAGCTCgttccaaaagcaaaagcatGACCCTGCAACGGGGTTTCCTTGTCGGAGGCAGTTGGTTGGGAACTCGGAATCGAAAAAGCGCTCCTTTTcatcataatgaaaaaaatacccaTTAGTGTTAATTCGGTCGAAAACGATTATAGCgagagtgacagtgacactGATGCTGCTGTCAGCAAGAAATTCTATTTCAATGATGGAAGGTATGTaatactgtgagagaggtgtgtaatgctgtgtgagaggtgtgtaacacactgtgagaggtgtgtaatgctgtgttagGTGTGTAACATACTGTTATAAGCATATAACACTGATATGTGTGAAATATTGTGAAGACAGAATGCATTAATActtttattggctgttttttcttaaaatctgTTATTGAGTGGGAAatgtttatcacattttttaaattattatttctcatatttcctctcttcagagtccataaaaagagcccagcaggcagtgaaaactcatctgaagaggaagtttgaatgcatatttgaaggtttagcaaagcagacaaccctcctcaatgagatctatacagagctctacatcacagagggaggaagtggggaggtcaataatgaacacgaagtcagacagattgagacagcatcTAAGAGACgaaccacacaggagactgcaatcctctgcaatgacatctttaggCCTTCacctggacaagagaaaccTATCaaaactgtgcttacaaagggcattgcTGGCTTTGGGaaaactgtctctgtgcagaagttcattctggactgggcagaaggaaaagccaatcaggacattgatttcatcttcactcttcctttccaaGATCTGAATCTGCAGGAGAAAAGAGAATTCAGTCTGATGCAgcttctgcagcactactttccacaGCTGAAAGAGATGAAAAGTGTTAACGGTGATGTAGTCAAAGTTGTATTTATCTTTGATGGactggatgagtgtcgacttcctctaaaTTTCCAAAGTAGTAAGTACTGCTCCgatataacagagtcatcatcagtggatgtgctgctgaccaacctcattaaggggaatctgcttccctctgctctcctctggatcacctcccgaccagcagcagccaatcagatccctcctgagtgcgtccaccaggtgacagaggtacgagggttCAATGACCCGCAGAAAGAGGAGTACTTCAagaagagaatcagagatcagaaCCAGGCCAacagaattatctcacacataaagtcatccaggagcctctacatcatgtgtcacataccagccttctgctggatttctgctactgttctggagacaa
This window contains:
- the LOC135246476 gene encoding protein NLRC3-like, which codes for MKLKKDVKLKLFQSHLSQDCPECCLDDQFMKFINELFDICEVEDYPECIERAQEDPEAVCVVEKLLETCGSEGSLQITLHILRKMKQKDLPEHKSIKRAQQAVKTHLKRKFECIFEGLAKQTTLLNEIYTELYITEGGSGEVNNEHEVRQIETASKRRTTQETAILCNDIFRPSPGQEKPIKTVLTKGIAGFGKTVSVQKFILDWAEGKANQDIDFIFTLPFQDLNLQEKREFSLMQLLQHYFPQLKEMKSVNGDVVKVVFIFDGLDECRLPLNFQSSKYCSDITESSSVDVLLTNLIKGNLLPSALLWITSRPAAANQIPPECVHQVTEVRGFNDPQKEEYFKKRIRDQNQANRIISHIKSSRSLYIMCHIPAFCWISATVLETMLGKTESGDLPKTLTELYTRFLLIQTNVKNQKYHGTDETDTKKMSASDTEIILKLGQLAFLQLEKGNLIFYERDLRESGIDVSEASVYSGVCTEIFKEECGLGQEKVYCFVHLSIQEYLAALFVLQSCVNENRNVLRAEESKPHSDRVQLSELHMSAVDQALLSRNGHLDLFLRFLLGLSLDSIQTLLGGLLTETGSRSESIKKTVQYIKERIREESSAERIINLFHCLNELNDNSLVQEIQNSLKSGKLSDKELEPDQCSALAFVLLMSKEILDEFDLMTYNTSAEGHQRLVPVVRHCRKAILNSCDLTEKSCDIVASALQSSNSPLRDLDLSYNNLGDSGVELLCAGMMSPNCKLQRMG